From the genome of Pelobacter propionicus DSM 2379, one region includes:
- a CDS encoding response regulator, translating into MTVRILIADDHAIVREGLTMILESSGMIVAGEARDGRDALSQTEVLRPDVVVMDIAMPELNGIDATRMIHGRLPEVKVIVLSMHNTREHVFRAMQAGARAYLLKESAGSGLVDAVRAVIRGECYFGEGVDAPQAVAGFKSPLDSLSLREREVIQLVVEGRTSAEIAELLSLSPKSIETYRSRLMVKLGVGNIPALVKFALQHGITPTQ; encoded by the coding sequence ATGACGGTCAGGATACTGATTGCCGATGACCATGCCATTGTTCGCGAGGGGCTCACCATGATACTGGAATCCTCCGGCATGATTGTTGCCGGGGAGGCTCGGGACGGTCGCGATGCCCTGTCACAGACCGAAGTGCTCAGGCCCGATGTGGTTGTCATGGATATTGCCATGCCGGAGCTGAACGGCATCGATGCGACCCGCATGATTCATGGGCGTTTGCCGGAGGTCAAGGTGATCGTGCTCTCCATGCATAACACTCGTGAGCATGTTTTTCGCGCCATGCAGGCCGGTGCGCGCGCTTACCTGCTCAAGGAGTCCGCCGGTTCCGGGCTCGTGGACGCGGTTCGCGCCGTGATCAGGGGGGAGTGCTATTTCGGTGAGGGGGTTGACGCTCCCCAGGCGGTGGCCGGTTTCAAGAGCCCCTTGGACAGCCTCAGTCTGCGGGAACGGGAGGTCATTCAACTGGTGGTGGAGGGGAGAACCAGCGCGGAAATCGCCGAACTGCTCTCTCTGTCCCCCAAGAGCATCGAGACCTACCGCAGTCGCTTGATGGTGAAGCTGGGGGTGGGCAATATCCCGGCTCTGGTCAAATTCGCGCTCCAGCATGGCATCACGCCGACCCAGTAA